The nucleotide sequence tttcaaaaatcgttcgacctaagtacgacgtttaaaaatccttaataacggtttttcgaaaaatcaagagcatacaacttatgaagctggttatggggatcaattttatgtctcacgactgtcgtcctatctctctcggttttcccgtaaaacatttcgtaaacgagaattttcatttttcgaaattttcaattttcattcgcgtttcctaggtcacctagtggtccaacgacaatttatcacagaagttaaaatgttctacatgtaattccaaaccagaaacagtttttcatttttccaaaaactcgttatttcaaattttgggttttcaaaaatcgttcgacctaagtacgacgtttaaaaatccttaataacagtttttcgaaaaatcaaaagcatacaacttatgaagctggttatggggatcaattttatgtctgacgactgtcgtcctatctctctcgattttcccgtaaaacacttcgtaaacgagaattttcatttttcgaaattttcaattttcattcgcgtttcctaggtcacctggtggtccaacgacaaatttatcacagaagttaaaatgttctacatgtaattttaaatcagaatcagtttttgttttttccaaaaattgtttatttcaaattttgggttttcaaaaatcgttcgacctaagtacgacgtttaaaaatccttaataacggtttttcgaaaaatcaaaagcatacaacttatgaagctggttatggggatcaattttatgtctcacgactgtcgtcctatctctctcggttttcccgtaaaacatttcgtaaacgagaattttcatttttcgaaaatttcaattttcattcgcgtttcctaggtcacctggtggtccaacgacaatttatcacagaagttaaaatgttctaaatgtaattctaaatcagaatcagtttttcatttttcctaaaactcgttatttcaaattttgggttttcaaaaatcgttcgacctaagtacgacgtttaaaaatccttaataacggtttttcaaaaaatcataagcatacaacttatgaagctggttatggggatcaattttatgactaacgactttcgtcctatctctctcggttttcccgtaaaacacttcgtaaacgagaattttcatttttcgaaattttcaattttcattcgcgtttcctaggtcacctggtggtccaacgacaaatttatcacagaagttaaaatgttctacatgtaattctaaatcagaatcagtttttgttttttccaaaaattgtttatttcaaattttgggttttcaaaaatcgttcgacctaagtacgacgtttaaaaatccttaataacggtttttcgaaaaatcaaaagcatacaacttatgaagctggttatggggatcaattttatgtctcacgactgtcgtcctatctctctcggttttcccgtaaaacatttcgtaaacgagaattttcatttttcgaaattttcaattttcattcgcgtttcctaggtcacctggtggtccaacgacaatttatcacagaagttaaaatgttctacatgtaattccaaaccagaaacagtttttcatttttccaaaaactcgttatttcaaattttgggttttcaaaaatcgttcgacctaagtacgacgtttaaaaatccttaataacagttttttgaaaaatcaaaagcatacaacttatgaagctggttatggggatcaattttatgtctgacgactgtcgtcctatctctctcgattttcccgtaaaacacttcgtaaacgagaattttcatttttcgaaattttcaattttcattcgcgtttcctaggtcacctggtggtccaacgacaaatttatcacagaagttaaaatgttctacatgtaattccaaaccagaaacagtttttcatttttccaaaaactcgttatttcaaattttgggttttcaaaaatcgttcgacctaagtacgacgtttaaaaatccttaataacggtttttcgaaaaatcaaaagcatacaacttatgaagctggttatggggatcaattttatgtctgacgactgtcgtcctatctctctcgattttcccgtaaaacacttcgtaaacgagaattttcatttttcgaaattttcaattttcattcgcgtttcctaggtcacctggtggtccaacgacaaatttatcacagaagttaaaatgttctacatgtaattttaaatcagaatcagtttttgttttttccaaaaattgtttatttcaaattttgggttttcaaaaatcgttcgacctaagtacgacgtttaaaaatccttaataacggtttttcgaaaaatcaaaagcatacaacttatgaagctggttatggggatcaattttatgtctcacgactgtcgtcctatctctctcggttttcccgtaaaacatttcgtaaacgagaattttcatttttcgaaaatttcaattttcattcgcgtttcctaggtcacctggtggtccaacgacaatttatcacagaagttaaaatgttctacatgtaattccaaaccagaaacagtttttcatttttccaaaaactcgttatttcaaattttgggttttcaaaaatcgttcgacctaagtacgacgtttaaaaatccttaataacggtttttcgaaaaatcaaaagcatacaacttatgaagctggttatggggatcaattttatgtctgacgactgtcgtcctatctctctcaattttcccgtaaaacacttcgtaaacgagaattttcatttttcgaaattttcaattttcattcgcgtttcctaggtcacctggtggtccaacgacaaatttatcacagaagttaaaatgttctacatgtaattctaaatcagaatcagtttttgttttttccaaaaattgtttatttcaaattttgggttttcaaaaatcgttcgacctaagtacgacgtttaaaaatccttaataacggtttttcgaaaaatcaagagcatacaacttatgaagctggttatggggatcaattttatgtctcacgactgtcgtcctatctctctcggttttcccgtaaaacatttcgtaaacgagaattttcatttttcgaaattttcaattttcattcgcgtttcctaggtcacctagtggtccaacgacaatttatcacagaagttaaaatgttctacatgtaattccaaaccagaaacagtttttcatttttccaaaaactcgttatttcaaattttgggttttcaaaaatcgttcgacctaagtacgacgtttaaaaatccttaataacagtttttcgaaaaatcaaaagcatacaacttatgaagctggttatggggatcaattttatgtctgacgactgtcgtcctatctctctcgattttcccgtaaaacacatcgtaaacgagaattttcatttttcgaaattttcaattttcattcgcgtttcctaggtcacctggtggtccaacgacaaatttatcacagaagttaaaatgttctacatgtaattctaaatcagaatcagtttttgttttttccaaaaattgtttatttcaaattttgggttttcaaaaatcgttcgacctaagtacgacgtttaaaaatccttaataacggtttttcgaaaaatcaaaagcatacaacttatgaagctggttatggggatcaattttatgtctcacgactgtcgtcctatctctctcggttttcccgtaaaacatttcgtaaacgagaattttcatttttcgaaaatttcaattttcattcgcgtttcctaggtcacctgccCACATAACaaaaagtgattttaaaatcattttagaaatatttttcagaaaataatgaatatttataaaacatcgtTTAATgatcaacatatattttaaaaataattagaaaatattttttggccGAAAAAAATagtcttcaaaatatttttatttcgttttcaaaatattttttaaaatatttttaaaatatttgcataattaaatttttaaaatatattgttaacgatattttcaaaatatatgataatattttataatcattttaaagataacttcaaaatatttattaattagtaattacttaaacatttattgattaaaatgtatgaattaacCCTTTGTTATGGtgcattatactatattatatagttcaaatactaactaatattagaattatcattataaaacccAATAAACTTATctatactattgtataatagtactgtaaattagataatattaaaaataatattttgaataagaataataataaacaatattagaattaaaataaacttttaattgtatattataagtaatttacaattttctttTAGTAACTATACTGATGACAATTCTCTTATTGttagcttataaaataaaacatttaaaattatgaataataacaattaaaaagagTGATGTTTTTGTTGTTTCTTCTCTTCTCTGAATTTTGCATTTGCCATGAAAAACTTCATTGGCTTTAATATTTCTTGATCAGTGCAATTCCGATGTTTATGTACAATTCTTAcagtttctaaaatattaagtatattttgttttattaattatgtaggcagtataatataattatgacacCTGCAGTGttctatttgaatttaatatcagAATCTGAATGGTTCAATTTCATCATAGcagcaaatttttatatttataaacagtatttagtatataagttataataattatatagtttaaaaaaaaaaaattaccaaatatgATAGAACAGGAATGTAAAGTAGCAAAgaccattttttgtttttgtcctGCATACGAAAattttgataacaaattattatgaaataacttGGACATTATTTGTCGCGTCATATCTGAAACACTTTCACGTTCTAGTCTACTCAAGTAATGTAtctggaaaataataaaaaaaaaattacaattttttagtaaaatttttattaaatgtatgtaaaattattgaagataaattattaaacccaCCACTTTCTGACGAAATTCTATGTCACCTAATTTTTCTTCAAACATATTCAGCTCATCAATATTTGTCATTgggaatttataaatactttcattgacaaaataattaacttctTTTGAGaaagatttattttgatttgtatgaATATCACTCAACATATTTTCAATCCTAtcaatttttatcatacaatttttcatATCATACTTGATGTTTGTAATAGAACGAgtcaaatttattaaagtactttttaaacctgaaaaattattaataatattcaattttatatacatttcacaAATTAGTTACATtatgattttgaataatatgcaaattatttaattattttgttaccatCAATAGCTAAGACTTCGTTAGTATTAAGACTACAAGACATGGGTGACGTGTTAAAATCAACTTGAGTAGTAGCAACATCATcaatattatgatcatttatGCGCCAGTTTCCTGTAGGGGACTTAAGCAAATCTGTATTTATGTTTTCTGAAAGTAATAATAGTGAAGTACATAATTAATTCAAGGaaactttttttgatttatacaaacagagattaaaaataaatttattgatgtatatatattttttaataatataactaatgtataattttaattttatgtaaatgtaataatgtaagttTGATTTTACCAAAATGTTTTGGAGACTGACTGACACGGCGATTACTATTACAGTTCCCATTTATGTTTTGTGACATTGAATCAAAATTTAGCTTTCTTCTTGAAAACTTAgtggaacttgaattattaatatcaatcacTTTCCATTTTCCTGATGATGgtgagtttaatttaataatatttgagctTGGtcctaaaatataatgataataaaaatataaataacttcatTCATATGTAGTTAGCAAACACAACAGTCTGTCTAGTTATGTGTATTCATTGaagtataatactttaattaccATCAAGAGATAACTTTCGAGAAGGAGAtcgataaatattgttttttgacaTGTTTTGTTGCTTATCActcatttttacttcaaaatgttttattggagacttcttaatacctaataaaattaagtaaagttaattaaatgagtaatactgtaattaaataacaaataataatcataatttgtttATCTTACATGAATTCATAATTGGAAGACCAAATGTACGGTCAGTATCAGAGTCATCATAATCtgaattgtctaaaaaaaaattataaatataacattatattataataaccatgtttaatttaatttttattgtttacctGTATCAGCAATTAATTTGGGAGGACTAGATAGTTTTGGCGGTTGTATATGTGCGGAaagattttttctttttttttttaaatgaaaactattatcatcatcatcaagtATTTTGCATCGAAATTTTCTAGtttctttattttcattttctgaTAAATCCGAAGTAAAAGTTGctttactacattttattttggcaTCTTTTAAACTTGCTGAAACCGTTttaaagcaatatattataattaagtattaactaactataaataaaaatatacctaatattaattagacatttttattgCAAATTAACTACTATATACACTTGAAAATTTACTTACCAATATCTTTTGCTAAAATACGAACATCATACCAATTAAAATCTGATGTATTagggtttgtttttttttcaatctgtTTTTTTGGATCTAAATTTCTATGTGGCCAAGCACAAGTAATTCCATCTTTTGACAGCCAATGAGATGGTACAACTTCAACTGCATtttcttttttgaatattactatATGATAAGTCATACTTAAGTtgaatgtacaaaataaaactgtaaacataaaattaaactaatttaggttaagtacaaaaaaatatattaaactaagtaccttcgaaaattttttttttataagtttaatcatcattaattgaatgtataataGGCAAAGCTAttgtttcattacatttttccaataacataaccttttttttaaaatttttcattggAATCCAACATAGTTCATtagataaattatcaataatataaatattaaaagtatctgAGCTTAGTGGTTCTtcataaaatggttttttagaTTGGAATATTTTCCCAATAAAAACTACTTCATTGGTATCTTTGGTATGAGCTATGTTTAAgactttcataatattattatctatagttaatataaattgatcAGCTATAcatgttgttttaatttttgtattaagtaaatggacaattttaaattgtggtgctattaaatcatttaacatAGGTCCATTTGtgtgttcatttttaaaaataatttctgtattagtatttttaggagtatttacatttttttgttcatagaatcttttaattatttgttgtagTGGTTTAtcgtgtttttttataatttttttgagggacttcatataattttcaaaaggaAACGCACTTATGTTGTCGATAGGGCCAAAATTGGTATAGTCATCAGAGATATGTAAAAGCCCATGAACATTATGCGAAATAAAATGTCTGCCATagagattttcaaaattttgaacaaaatatttgagTAAATTTCTAGCAAAATgtatgtacttttttttcatattatcacTTAATAATATGGTCATAGCTATGTTAAGTGCCATGAAATGCATATAACAGTTGCTGTTTATGCTGTCTTTGAAAACGACCTGTCCAGTATACAAAAGGATTTGACGCAGTTCTGTGGCCTTAAATCTTGGTAATTCATTTAAGGCCCTGGGTTTTCGGGAAAAATCACAAGGGACACTCTTTTTAAATGATACCAATTGgtctgatattatttttacaacagaACTAGGTATACGAACGTTCAATGGTCCTTTGTTCATCCATAATtggattaattttttcataatacctATGCAAACAAGATGCATGTAATCTAACGCAAATGCATCAACAATATTTACACCAGGTAAATCTGATAAAATTGAGATTGTATTCCCAACATGATGTTCTTCATATTTCATACTGATGTAGTCGTCATGTGTGCGTTTTTTTTCACTACTTGCTGTGTATGGAAAACATgatctatttttcaaatactcgCCTTCTTCTATGCACCGGGTGCACGAATCATAACCACTGTGACCCTTGACTTTTAGCACAAACGACTTAGCCGGGGCGTCTAGAGAAAATCCAtcgattaaaactttaaaaatcacTCCATTAATATTAACTCCATTTGTCAATAACTCTTTAGCTTCtacacaaaattgttttaaatataaattagaatcttCAGGCTTTTCATGGCCCCAGTATATACCAATTGGAAACACAGAATTCTTGAATGAGCGTATATACCCCAAAATGGGCCATAATTGACTTGCACTACTTTTTGAGATTGGCAAGCCATCAATGCCAATAACTATTTTGATAACatctatattatttgttgaaataaatttaaaatgttccaaAATAGCTGATTTCAAACCAAAATGGTAATATAAACCAGGATTTATTGTAGTTAAGCACTGTGTCTCGTTCATTTTTCTGGTATCTAAAATACTACGTGAATCTTTAGGAAGTTGTGATAATGTTgacacatttttcaaaataaccaataatCCATCCAAagcattatgatttatgttaaaatttactgCCCACTGACACAAATTACGCTTGAATAAATCACATTCATTAATAGTTTCAATTGGTTCATTAAATGCAGCATTATTCTCaggaaactattaaaataaaagtttaaagataataaaatagtaggtaAAATACCTAAAAGTAGGATGGAGTTATTGTCACCTGGCACCTATATAGCcagtttataacttttatttaatttgtatttaccttTAGTAAGATTTGTTATTAGtgtaattttgtaatgtaaTAAGCCAGATAATAAGCGATATATAACcagtgtcaattattatttaggtatatatttttgtttaaaaactccATCCTAAATaaactatgattataatatgattcatatACATTACAAAATGTTGTTCCAGGACTGAAACaattttcttcaatattttgtttataactattacatattGGAGTACTGATGTTTTCTTCATAGTATTTGTTATGcagattattagtaataaaatcatCATTCACATTCACTTCTTTACAATAAGTATGTTGTCTTTTCTTTTgcaattttgaaaagttaagaTCAAACTGCATAGATTCTAGCTCTTCCTTAACTCTTCTCCTTTTTGTTCTTTCACTTGTcatgattttaacaaaattttcaattctatGTGTCAACAAACCATAATCAAATAAGATAGGTGCATATGCACCTaaagaaaattttcaaatattgttcAAGTACCTACATTGCTCATCGcatagttaaaaatttttaacaagTATTTTCACAAAagctcaaaaaataatttgttttcaaacatTGACAAAATTAgccattacctatattatttgtattattattttattacatttaaaatttaaattaattatgttatgaaACAGTTTCTAAATGTTTTAtccatcaataattttttttataatattatgggtagctaatcatattattcagctatcaacatacaatattattatattaacatcttATTTAAAgctttagaattttagatagataagtaatttataagttCGAACTTATACTtaacttatacttatataatgcaTCCAgtagttcaaataaaataacttaaatatttgaagtaggtaatcattctaaataattgatttaataagtTTAACATTATACCTTcctaccaataaaatattatattgtactatgtTAAATttggtatgtatttatttttatttattcttcaagaaGAAAATGTCGcccattaaacataatattatgttcatgtgGAGGTTCATTAgttcacaatttttaaaacaaattcttataggtaaactataagtataaaaagttatttgaaGTTGGTATACAATAAAGAAAAGCAATCGTTATAAGTAAATTGAtttgttaatacaattaaaaaattactatacatttttaataataactaatataaaatattgatgtaaataatctttctttttctatatttctatattaggtacaatacataaaattgaGCAGTTAAATAGTAGGTTTACTATATAGAAACCATGAAACTAAACTCttcaataattactataaaatcatcatatccaatataatattctaattaattaatttaagaatagtAATGGAATAATCCTATATGTTTGATAGGATATCATATGTCTATTATTTTATCTCGTAGCAattagtgtaatttattttagaacaattttaaaagaattattttattacctagctATGTCCAATGTCTTacattacttataaattgtatatttttagatcaatataatacaagtaatagtacctatatgtgaattgtgttttaatgttttgtgcATGGTTGGCAGATACTttgattaggtataatattagatatttgtcTAGTActctagtatatattatatatacagttaatttcagttattatacctatacagttcAGTTTTAAAAGTaagattatttttgataatgtaAAGTATAAAGGTACAAGTtttgtaaaataagtattaattgtctatacttataatattaaaaggggtcacacaaaaattattatgttgcatattatgttattcctaattaggaattattattattattattattattataaattaatttatacattattattattaattattaattattacaatttcattcGAAAAAGttcaatagtaaatttaatattttaaaacattaaaaccctATTAATTTACGGTCACATGAACACCAGTAGTCATACaagtatacaatgtattataggtacctatacaatttgaGAATTACACAAATGACTGCCGGCGGTCACACGGCAGTCAATGTTATACCTATCTAATAAAATGAACAAGTTATAACTTACCTTATTTATTGTGGTCTTGAGTTTActgtttaggtatttattagtaaaagaaacagaaaaaaacaGCACGGCAATCGAGATAGTTTGCACATACGTCacgacaaaaatacaaaatgaacaCCGATAACacagagtataaaataatattatgccaatAACTAaaccatgttattatattatttatagaacaaaatgtcgtataatattattattattattatgatcagtATTTCCGTGGCCGAAAATCATAACACAGGCACACGGCTATAAAGATGAAACTGATGAAAGAACGTTTCGTAACGTTTCGCACCACAGATGTAATTATAATCTCTTTAAAATGTCTCATATGTTTGCTAGCGTcgtttgattattttgatttttcttctGGCTATTATTGTGATTACATTAGTACGTTACTAATTGAATGGTGTATTTGGTCTAAAAATACatctattatttcaatttttccgAAATGTAAAGACTGAAAGACtgaataccattgattataaaatggactattctataatcaatgataatactaatatatatataatatactgaatatTATCGTCTAATAAATTTACCACCCGGCACCCGCCATACCCGCATATATTGTCTCTATTTAGTCTATCTTACtataatcattgattaaatatataatatatatttaatcaatgctataatgtacatcataacaaatttttaggGTTAAAGGAAATATATGACTAATTGTAGTCAAATGAgtgcatatttataatataaaataataataaaacagagcGCCATTGGTCGATGTCGACGCGTATATAGTGATAGTCGACCAGGCAGAAATTCGTTGTAGCGATACCGTAACGGCACGGCAAAATATGTGCTGTGGCAATAAACATTATGTTAAACACCGCTTCGTTTCTACCGCCCTTCAATgcaagattaatataatataagaatcttTTCTTTTATACCCTCTTTTGTTATCTAAATTGAATGAATatgaatctataaattataagtattaatattaaattttaagactgactataatagatatgattatattgtaacataaatattatatcaagatataaatattatgttattgctaTATATAGACCGGCGATTTTCAACCAGCTGTGGTACACTAAGAAAATCTtccttcataaaaaaaattatattattaataattatattcacaataaattaatatattttatatagactattattatataattgtatttttaattaataattattaaaaaaccaactcataaaaatataaagaaaccaTCATGAacttaatttcatatattataaaaaagctaTAAGTACTcgttattatttgttgattaattaaatatatttctaattatttctGTTAACTTCTCCGGGGCAAATAACGTCGATAATCATAGGCGTAATTATGTGGTGGCTTTGGGCCCGGGGGCTTAGCCCTCCTTCTCAAATTGATCTGTATAGCCtcctagttttttttatcatattttagttaaaaatattatttatcagagTTTGTGCTGCTGATACAATTTTAGCCCCCCCATAAATATGTTTCTATAGTTGCGCCcatgtcaataatattaatattaatattcaaattatgacttattattattatgtacatacatatgaGGTAAAAATGAATCTAGGACGCCCCctccatataatataagataatttccctccagacaaaaaaataaaagtaaaaatattaaacaataatatacaatgcaatcaatttaaatgtttaaatattaaattgattaaacatgtataatatacatatatatactatatacatatataatttttaattttaggtggttgatacgatatataatatattatatatatttcattattgtcacgggcaataatattattaaaacgtatattttatgattatcttaaaatattttcaagaaatgtgtttgaaatattttgtaaatcatttagaaataatattatatgcagtatatgtttaacacattttcaaaatatatccagggaaatattttctttatgatgattaaaatatattttaaaaatgcaatcaTCATCCAAAATGCTATGTGggtggtggtccaacgacaatttatcacagaagttaaaatgttctacatgtaattccaaaccagaaacagtttttcatttttccaaaaactcgttatttcaaattttgggttttcaaaaatcgttcgacctaagtacgacgtttaaaaatccttaataacggtttttcgaaaaatcaaaagcatacaacttatgaagctggttatggggatcaattttatgtctgacgactgtcgtcctatctctctcgattttgccgtaaaacacttcgtaaacgagaattttcatttttcgaaattttcaattttcattcgcgtttcctaggtcacctggtggtccaacgacaaatttatcacagaagttaaaatgttctacatgtaattccaaaccagaaacagtttttcatttttccaaaaactcgttatttcaaattttgggttttcaaaaatcgttcgacctaagtacgacgtttaaaaatccttaataacagtttttcgaaaaatcaaaagcatacaacttatgaagctggttatggggatcaattttatgtctgacgactgtcgtcctatctctctcgattttcccgtaaaacacttcgtaaacgagaattttcattt is from Rhopalosiphum padi isolate XX-2018 unplaced genomic scaffold, ASM2088224v1 scaffold1, whole genome shotgun sequence and encodes:
- the LOC132931389 gene encoding uncharacterized protein LOC132931389 isoform X1, which translates into the protein MTSERTKRRRVKEELESMQFDLNFSKLQKKRQHTYCKEVNVNDDFITNNLHNKYYEENISTPICNSYKQNIEENCFSPGTTFCNFPENNAAFNEPIETINECDLFKRNLCQWAVNFNINHNALDGLLVILKNVSTLSQLPKDSRSILDTRKMNETQCLTTINPGLYYHFGLKSAILEHFKFISTNNIDVIKIVIGIDGLPISKSSASQLWPILGYIRSFKNSVFPIGIYWGHEKPEDSNLYLKQFCVEAKELLTNGVNINGVIFKVLIDGFSLDAPAKSFVLKVKGHSGYDSCTRCIEEGEYLKNRSCFPYTASSEKKRTHDDYISMKYEEHHVGNTISILSDLPGVNIVDAFALDYMHLVCIGIMKKLIQLWMNKGPLNVRIPSSVVKIISDQLVSFKKSVPCDFSRKPRALNELPRFKATELRQILLYTGQVVFKDSINSNCYMHFMALNIAMTILLSDNMKKKYIHFARNLLKYFVQNFENLYGRHFISHNVHGLLHISDDYTNFGPIDNISAFPFENYMKSLKKIIKKHDKPLQQIIKRFYEQKNVNTPKNTNTEIIFKNEHTNGPMLNDLIAPQFKIVHLLNTKIKTTCIADQFILTIDNNIMKVLNIAHTKDTNEVVFIGKIFQSKKPFYEEPLSSDTFNIYIIDNLSNELCWIPMKNFKKKVMLLEKCNETIALPIIHSINDD
- the LOC132931389 gene encoding uncharacterized protein LOC132931389 isoform X2, with amino-acid sequence MTYHIVIFKKENAVEVVPSHWLSKDGITCAWPHRNLDPKKQIEKKTNPNTSDFNWYDVRILAKDIASLKDAKIKCSKATFTSDLSENENKETRKFRCKILDDDDNSFHLKKKRKNLSAHIQPPKLSSPPKLIADTDNSDYDDSDTDRTFGLPIMNSCIKKSPIKHFEVKMSDKQQNMSKNNIYRSPSRKLSLDGPSSNIIKLNSPSSGKWKVIDINNSSSTKFSRRKLNFDSMSQNINGNCNSNRRVSQSPKHFENINTDLLKSPTGNWRINDHNIDDVATTQVDFNTSPMSCSLNTNEVLAIDGLKSTLINLTRSITNIKYDMKNCMIKIDRIENMLSDIHTNQNKSFSKEVNYFVNESIYKFPMTNIDELNMFEEKLGDIEFRQKVIHYLSRLERESVSDMTRQIMSKLFHNNLLSKFSYAGQKQKMVFATLHSCSIIFETVRIVHKHRNCTDQEILKPMKFFMANAKFREEKKQQKHHSF